Proteins encoded by one window of Chondromyces crocatus:
- a CDS encoding DJ-1/PfpI family protein, translating into MGAKKILMFVGDYVEDYEVMVPFQALQMVGHVVHAVCPDKKAGDKVRTAVHDFEGDQTYSEKRGHDFVLNASFASVKPEDYDALVIPGGRAPEYLRLEGRVIEATQHFFRASKPIAAICHGVQLLAATGELSGRRCSGYPACAPEVRLAGGVYVDVRVDEAVVDGNLVTAPAWPAHPAWLARFLEVLGTRIA; encoded by the coding sequence ATGGGCGCGAAGAAGATCCTGATGTTCGTCGGCGATTACGTCGAGGATTACGAGGTGATGGTGCCGTTTCAGGCGCTCCAGATGGTCGGGCACGTGGTCCACGCCGTGTGCCCCGACAAGAAGGCTGGGGACAAGGTGCGGACGGCCGTTCACGATTTCGAGGGGGACCAGACGTACTCGGAGAAGCGGGGGCACGACTTCGTACTGAACGCCTCGTTCGCGAGCGTGAAGCCCGAGGACTACGACGCGCTGGTCATCCCGGGGGGGCGCGCGCCCGAATACTTGCGGCTCGAGGGTCGGGTCATCGAGGCGACTCAGCACTTTTTTCGCGCCAGCAAGCCGATCGCGGCGATCTGTCATGGGGTTCAGCTGCTGGCGGCGACGGGCGAACTTTCGGGGAGGCGCTGCTCTGGATATCCCGCCTGCGCGCCCGAGGTGCGCCTGGCGGGGGGCGTCTATGTCGACGTGCGCGTGGACGAGGCGGTCGTCGACGGGAACCTGGTGACGGCGCCGGCGTGGCCCGCGCATCCGGCGTGGCTGGCGCGTTTTCTCGAGGTGCTCGGCACCCGCATCGCTTGA
- a CDS encoding ATP-grasp domain-containing protein has product MRIAFVAFDFHRLHASGSKFDESIPLKEAFASRGASLEVIAAPDASVGWGRFDAVLPLGCWGYHEDVQGFLAWVESLEAAGARLINAPALLRWNVDKAYLLRLQASGAHVAPFLHFEAHSRPDLGHAIEAEGWSRFVLKPTISANAWKTLVADAPPGSEATQLAEDILRTSGLLVQPFFEEIPRHGELSILFFGGKLSHAVVKLPRAGDFRSQPSHGASVLRAELPPTVLERAKAVLRAVPGEPVYARVDGFLRDGEFQLVELELIEPYLFLDGAPPEACGRFCDAVLQHLQAR; this is encoded by the coding sequence GTGCGCATCGCCTTCGTAGCATTCGATTTTCATCGACTTCATGCGAGCGGGTCGAAGTTCGACGAATCGATCCCCCTGAAGGAGGCCTTTGCCTCTCGAGGGGCCTCCCTCGAAGTGATTGCAGCTCCCGACGCCTCCGTGGGCTGGGGACGGTTCGACGCCGTCTTGCCCCTGGGATGCTGGGGCTACCACGAGGATGTTCAGGGCTTTCTCGCCTGGGTGGAGTCGCTCGAGGCCGCAGGTGCGCGTCTGATCAATGCGCCAGCCCTCCTGCGCTGGAACGTGGACAAGGCCTACCTCCTTCGCCTCCAGGCTTCCGGCGCCCACGTCGCGCCGTTTCTCCATTTCGAGGCGCACAGCCGTCCCGACCTCGGACACGCGATCGAGGCGGAGGGGTGGTCGCGCTTCGTTCTGAAGCCGACCATCTCCGCGAATGCATGGAAAACGTTGGTGGCAGATGCGCCTCCAGGGTCAGAGGCCACGCAGCTCGCCGAGGACATCCTCCGCACCTCGGGTCTTCTCGTGCAGCCCTTCTTCGAGGAGATTCCGCGTCACGGTGAGCTGTCGATCCTGTTCTTCGGGGGAAAGCTGAGCCACGCCGTCGTCAAGCTCCCTCGGGCTGGTGATTTCCGTTCGCAACCCAGCCATGGAGCCTCGGTCCTCCGAGCCGAGCTGCCCCCGACCGTGCTGGAACGAGCCAAGGCGGTGCTGCGCGCCGTCCCTGGTGAGCCAGTTTATGCGCGCGTGGATGGCTTCCTCCGCGACGGGGAGTTTCAGCTCGTGGAGCTGGAGCTCATCGAGCCGTACCTCTTCCTCGACGGAGCCCCCCCGGAGGCCTGCGGTCGCTTCTGTGACGCCGTGCTGCAGCACCTGCAAGCGCGCTGA
- a CDS encoding bestrophin family protein has product MPRGTAAGTGALKMLVTERRSTWFRILFKYRGTAFARMRGRLAYSTLLAVAVTFVDLKFGYFHPDLTVIPFTLVGLSLSIFLGFRNNTSYDRFWEGRKLWGQLVNTSRTLTRQLLTLIAAPGGDAGTADTDAISEFRREMVYRLIAFVHCFRMHLRDQDKYEELRELLSATELESLKPELNKPNAIVQAMGFRLRDAWQRGWIHPMHVPILEQSLTSLTDIQGGCERIKSTPIPFSYTSLIHQIVALYCIALPFGIVKTVGLFTPVVVCIVAYAFYGLDAIGDEVENPFGLDPNDLPLSSLSRMIEVNLRQRLGETELPPLLKPKGGLLS; this is encoded by the coding sequence ATGCCCCGTGGTACTGCCGCTGGCACTGGAGCTCTTAAAATGCTGGTGACGGAGCGGCGTTCGACTTGGTTCCGGATCCTCTTCAAATACCGCGGCACGGCCTTCGCTCGCATGCGCGGAAGGCTGGCCTACAGCACGCTGCTGGCCGTGGCGGTCACGTTCGTCGACCTGAAGTTCGGCTATTTCCACCCCGACCTCACCGTCATTCCGTTCACCCTCGTGGGGCTCTCGCTGAGCATCTTCCTCGGGTTCCGGAACAACACGAGCTACGACCGGTTCTGGGAGGGGCGCAAGCTATGGGGGCAGCTCGTCAACACGAGCCGGACATTGACCCGGCAGCTTCTCACCTTGATAGCGGCTCCGGGGGGAGATGCCGGCACCGCCGACACGGACGCCATCAGCGAGTTTCGGCGTGAAATGGTTTATCGATTGATCGCCTTCGTGCATTGCTTTCGCATGCACCTGCGCGATCAGGACAAATACGAAGAGCTTCGAGAGCTGCTCTCTGCAACGGAGCTGGAGAGTCTGAAGCCGGAACTCAACAAGCCCAATGCCATCGTTCAGGCCATGGGCTTCCGGCTGAGGGATGCCTGGCAGCGTGGATGGATTCATCCCATGCACGTCCCCATTCTCGAGCAGAGCTTGACGAGCTTGACCGACATCCAGGGCGGGTGTGAGCGTATCAAGAGCACGCCGATTCCGTTCTCGTACACGTCGCTCATTCACCAGATCGTCGCTCTCTACTGCATTGCCTTGCCTTTCGGCATCGTGAAGACGGTGGGGCTCTTCACGCCGGTCGTGGTCTGCATCGTGGCGTATGCATTTTACGGTCTCGATGCCATTGGCGACGAAGTGGAGAATCCCTTCGGTCTCGATCCGAACGATCTGCCGCTCTCGTCGCTGAGCCGGATGATCGAGGTGAACTTGCGGCAGCGCCTCGGAGAAACGGAACTCCCTCCTCTGCTCAAGCCCAAAGGCGGGCTGCTGTCCTGA
- a CDS encoding MAPEG family protein, whose protein sequence is MTIPLWCLLAAVILPYVWQVPVVAARRRQFEKLDNNNPRQQVAQLQGVGARAYAAQQNAFEALAVFVPAVLVAHVTHADPSQSAALALVWVVCRVLHGVLYLADVAAVRSLAFGFAFLAAIGQFVIAAMASGATP, encoded by the coding sequence ATGACGATCCCGCTCTGGTGCCTGCTGGCTGCCGTGATCTTGCCCTACGTGTGGCAGGTCCCCGTCGTCGCAGCGCGTCGACGACAGTTCGAGAAGCTCGACAACAACAATCCGCGCCAGCAAGTCGCGCAGCTCCAGGGCGTGGGAGCGCGCGCGTATGCAGCGCAGCAGAACGCATTCGAGGCGCTCGCCGTCTTCGTGCCCGCCGTGCTCGTCGCGCACGTCACGCACGCCGACCCATCCCAGTCCGCAGCCCTGGCGCTGGTCTGGGTCGTCTGCCGTGTGCTTCACGGCGTTCTGTACCTCGCGGATGTGGCCGCCGTCCGCTCCCTGGCCTTCGGGTTCGCGTTCCTCGCGGCGATCGGGCAGTTCGTGATCGCGGCCATGGCGAGCGGCGCCACGCCCTGA
- the thiM gene encoding hydroxyethylthiazole kinase: MSQIAELSNTLSELRTRAPLVHNITNFVVMNSTANALLAIGASPAMAHACEEVEELASLAQALVINLGTLSPPWIVGMRLAAAQARSLGVPWVLDPVGAGATSLRTGTARALLGLRPTVLRGNASEILALVAENEATTRGVDSTEASSSALETAAALSRAHGCVVTVSGAVDYVTDGEQVIEVANGHPMMTRVTGLGCTASALIGAFLAVQPDPLRAAAQAMAVLGIAGEIAAERSEGPGSLQMHLLDVLYRLDEPALSRLRMTSWRLQTPG; the protein is encoded by the coding sequence ATGAGCCAGATCGCAGAACTGTCGAACACGCTGAGCGAGCTCAGGACCCGAGCCCCGCTCGTACACAACATCACCAATTTCGTGGTCATGAACAGCACAGCCAATGCGCTGCTCGCCATCGGTGCGTCGCCGGCGATGGCCCATGCCTGCGAGGAGGTCGAGGAACTGGCCTCCCTCGCGCAGGCGCTGGTCATCAACCTGGGCACCCTCTCTCCCCCCTGGATCGTGGGCATGCGCCTCGCGGCCGCGCAGGCGCGCTCCCTGGGGGTGCCGTGGGTCCTCGACCCCGTGGGTGCAGGGGCCACGTCGCTCCGCACGGGTACGGCCCGCGCCCTGCTCGGGCTGAGGCCCACCGTGCTCCGCGGCAACGCCTCCGAGATCCTCGCGCTCGTGGCAGAGAACGAGGCGACGACCCGGGGCGTCGACAGCACCGAGGCCTCCAGCTCCGCGCTGGAGACGGCGGCAGCCCTCTCGCGGGCGCATGGCTGCGTGGTCACGGTGAGCGGCGCCGTGGACTATGTGACGGACGGTGAACAGGTCATCGAGGTGGCGAACGGACACCCCATGATGACCCGGGTCACCGGACTCGGATGCACGGCCAGCGCGCTCATCGGGGCCTTTCTGGCCGTGCAGCCCGATCCCCTTCGGGCTGCGGCGCAGGCCATGGCAGTCCTCGGGATCGCCGGCGAGATCGCCGCCGAGCGCTCGGAAGGCCCCGGGAGCCTTCAGATGCACCTTCTCGACGTCCTCTACCGGCTGGATGAACCAGCGCTCTCCCGGCTGCGCATGACCAGCTGGCGCCTCCAGACGCCGGGTTGA
- a CDS encoding NAD-dependent epimerase/dehydratase family protein, translated as MSTTVSDTLRDVPVLVTGASGFIGGRLAERLAVEAGARVVGTGRNFRDEARLRAAGVELVKADLRDRDAMARLCQGKQVVIHLAAWVQRGRGGEAEAHAINVDATRMLAEVAAAASVQRFVLVSTVSAYGVPSVDDIDETVPLDFAQVDLYGRTKALGEQAAQAVAKRTGLALSVIRPAMVVGPGSPGWTVGMLRLVQRGVPVLFGDGSGFAYPVYIDDVVDAILLAATRPEAVGEAFNVSGPSVDWATFFGHYGRMCGKRPRKVPMAIARAIAWANERVKLGIPLTTDRLKIYVRRLRYPTEKAERSLGWTAKVSLDEGMRNSEAWLRSEGLLHP; from the coding sequence ATGTCCACCACCGTGAGTGACACCCTGCGGGATGTGCCCGTCCTCGTGACCGGCGCCAGCGGATTCATCGGCGGCCGGCTCGCCGAGCGTCTCGCCGTCGAGGCGGGCGCGCGCGTCGTCGGGACGGGGAGGAACTTCCGGGACGAGGCCAGACTCCGCGCGGCAGGCGTCGAGCTCGTGAAGGCAGACCTCCGTGACCGGGACGCGATGGCGCGTCTGTGTCAGGGAAAGCAGGTGGTCATCCACCTTGCCGCCTGGGTGCAGCGAGGTCGTGGCGGCGAGGCAGAAGCGCACGCGATCAATGTAGACGCGACGCGGATGCTGGCGGAGGTCGCGGCGGCGGCTTCCGTCCAGCGCTTCGTGCTGGTGAGCACGGTCTCCGCGTACGGCGTCCCCTCGGTGGACGACATCGACGAGACCGTCCCTCTCGACTTCGCGCAGGTCGATCTCTACGGCCGGACCAAGGCGCTCGGAGAGCAAGCGGCGCAGGCCGTGGCGAAGCGGACCGGGCTCGCGCTCTCGGTGATCCGTCCCGCGATGGTCGTGGGGCCTGGCTCCCCCGGCTGGACCGTCGGGATGCTGCGGCTCGTGCAGCGCGGGGTGCCCGTGCTCTTCGGTGACGGGAGCGGGTTTGCCTATCCGGTCTACATCGACGATGTGGTGGACGCGATCCTGCTCGCGGCGACCAGGCCCGAGGCCGTCGGGGAAGCCTTCAACGTGAGCGGTCCGTCCGTCGACTGGGCGACCTTCTTCGGGCACTACGGCCGCATGTGCGGCAAGCGCCCGCGGAAGGTGCCGATGGCGATCGCCCGCGCGATCGCGTGGGCCAACGAGCGGGTGAAGCTCGGCATCCCACTCACGACCGATCGCTTGAAAATCTACGTTCGTCGCCTGCGTTACCCGACCGAGAAGGCGGAGAGGTCGCTCGGGTGGACGGCGAAGGTCTCGCTCGACGAGGGGATGCGGAACAGCGAGGCGTGGCTCCGATCCGAGGGCCTGCTGCATCCCTGA
- a CDS encoding tRNA-uridine aminocarboxypropyltransferase → MLRASVTDPLALLPGPPAIRTRRIPRCTACALPPPLCLCGELHAMAVTPRTSVVLLMHHAELYKSTSTGRLLHRVIPSAHLRLRGAPEGPAPAPLLPERRLLLFPDPSAPVISPELVNDEPVALLIPDGTWKQARRITQRDPAVLGAQRVNLPPGAPSRYGLRRSPRPEALSSFEAAARALGVLEGEAIETRLMAAFDLWVERSREVREHGEQIAPSCRAGA, encoded by the coding sequence ATGCTGCGGGCCTCTGTGACCGACCCGCTCGCCCTCCTTCCAGGCCCACCGGCCATCCGGACACGCCGGATCCCGCGCTGCACCGCTTGCGCGCTGCCACCCCCGCTGTGCCTGTGCGGCGAGCTCCACGCGATGGCCGTCACGCCCCGCACCTCCGTGGTCCTGCTGATGCACCACGCGGAGCTGTACAAGAGCACCAGCACCGGGCGCCTGCTCCACCGGGTGATCCCGAGCGCGCACTTGCGCCTGCGCGGGGCGCCCGAGGGCCCAGCCCCGGCCCCTCTCCTCCCGGAGCGCCGCCTCCTGCTGTTTCCGGATCCCTCGGCGCCCGTGATCTCGCCCGAGCTGGTCAACGACGAACCCGTCGCGTTGCTCATCCCCGATGGGACGTGGAAGCAGGCGCGCCGGATCACCCAGCGCGACCCGGCGGTCCTCGGTGCCCAGCGGGTGAACCTCCCACCGGGCGCCCCGAGTCGCTACGGGCTCCGGCGCAGCCCACGCCCCGAGGCGCTCTCCAGCTTCGAGGCCGCCGCTCGCGCACTGGGGGTGCTGGAAGGGGAAGCCATCGAGACTCGCCTCATGGCTGCGTTCGACCTCTGGGTGGAGCGCTCCAGGGAAGTCCGAGAGCATGGGGAGCAGATCGCTCCGTCATGCCGAGCTGGGGCCTAG
- a CDS encoding EGF domain-containing protein, whose product MPRFARCLGTPRRWFIAAFLPLTWSALACGGGEPSPDPGEGGTLSPGGSGGQGGGTGGAGGDEVSPCEPCGDNASCSPDGACVCDEGYLGDGQSCEDIDECFDRLDDCHPSATCSNTEGGFTCACPSGTVGDPYTGCEARYTALSSGTYHACALRMDGAIVCFGAGGSGRLGNGLGASQPAPVRAGAASNWERLGAGAAHTCAIKQNGNLWCWGANNVGQLGVGTLDNQSLPAYVSLDRTWTRVAAGEQHACAVESDGTLSCWGRNNAGQLGLGASVVQELSPVRVSVDPLASAPDNDWRLVDANRESTCALKQDGRLYCWGQNSDLQIARAGGGTVAAPSLVETSADAMDADWTAVAVGPTTCALKSDGRLFCWGRGVEGQLANGVLQSSATPVHIAPETTFKVVRAGFSHVCAIDTADTLSCWGRNQAAQIAGGQPALVTTPHPKEAAVGRRWVDVALGTTHSCALDDEGHVACWGSRLHGQLGDGKNSLETRPTPVSGETWKHVAAYGESGCAIHEDDTLHCWGNNESGQLGVDDTASRAGPTQATTASTFTRATLGRQHTCGITSAGQLACSGRNSSGQLGRGNTVPGSTFEPILTQAKPYAGLSWSTLTAGEDHNCAIATNGTLWCWGRNGNYQTGAEANPQTGSLREVLPTAGWTAVAAGQYHTCATRNDGSLHCWGRNNEGQLGVGTAGNPAGKNGYTPTLLSTGWRPALTAGVNHTCAIKEEGSLWCWGRNANGQLGDNTTTDRPAPVQVGADTDWVEVTAGNASTCARRASGAVSCWGVNGTGHLGLGDTTQRRVPFALAGAPDWTAIHLGFSYACGLGAGGALRCWGSGENGQNARGDGFAGTPVRIAAAKQ is encoded by the coding sequence ATGCCCCGATTTGCCCGCTGCCTCGGCACGCCACGGCGATGGTTCATTGCCGCCTTCCTTCCTCTGACCTGGAGTGCCCTCGCCTGTGGCGGGGGTGAACCGAGTCCCGACCCCGGCGAAGGGGGAACACTCTCTCCCGGTGGCTCGGGAGGTCAGGGCGGAGGGACCGGAGGAGCTGGAGGCGACGAGGTCTCGCCCTGCGAGCCTTGCGGAGACAACGCGAGCTGCAGCCCCGATGGCGCCTGCGTCTGCGACGAGGGCTATCTGGGGGATGGCCAGTCGTGTGAGGACATCGACGAGTGCTTCGATCGCCTCGACGACTGCCACCCGAGCGCCACCTGCTCCAACACCGAAGGCGGCTTCACCTGCGCCTGTCCTTCCGGCACGGTCGGTGACCCGTACACGGGCTGCGAGGCGCGCTATACCGCCCTCAGCTCCGGCACCTACCACGCCTGCGCCCTCCGCATGGACGGCGCGATCGTGTGCTTCGGCGCCGGCGGCAGTGGCCGCCTCGGGAACGGCCTCGGCGCGAGCCAGCCAGCGCCCGTACGGGCCGGCGCGGCGAGCAACTGGGAACGGCTCGGCGCGGGCGCAGCACACACCTGCGCCATCAAGCAGAACGGGAACCTGTGGTGCTGGGGCGCCAACAACGTCGGACAGCTCGGCGTGGGCACCCTCGACAACCAGTCCTTGCCCGCGTACGTCAGCCTCGACCGCACCTGGACCCGCGTCGCCGCCGGCGAACAGCACGCCTGCGCCGTGGAGAGCGACGGCACCCTCTCCTGCTGGGGCCGCAACAACGCCGGCCAGCTCGGCCTCGGCGCGAGCGTCGTGCAGGAGCTGTCCCCTGTCCGCGTCAGCGTCGACCCCCTCGCCAGCGCACCGGACAACGATTGGCGCCTCGTCGACGCGAACCGGGAGTCGACCTGCGCCCTCAAGCAAGACGGGCGCCTGTACTGCTGGGGCCAGAACAGCGACCTCCAGATCGCCAGGGCGGGAGGCGGCACCGTCGCCGCCCCTTCCCTCGTGGAGACCTCCGCCGACGCGATGGACGCCGACTGGACGGCCGTCGCCGTCGGACCCACGACCTGCGCCCTGAAGAGCGACGGGCGGCTGTTCTGCTGGGGTCGCGGCGTCGAAGGCCAGCTCGCGAACGGCGTCCTCCAGTCGAGCGCGACGCCGGTCCACATCGCTCCCGAGACCACCTTCAAGGTGGTGCGCGCCGGCTTCTCCCACGTCTGCGCCATCGACACCGCGGACACCCTCAGTTGCTGGGGTCGCAACCAGGCCGCACAGATCGCAGGAGGCCAGCCAGCGCTCGTCACCACCCCTCATCCGAAGGAGGCCGCCGTCGGCCGCAGGTGGGTCGACGTCGCCCTCGGCACCACCCACTCCTGCGCACTCGACGATGAAGGCCACGTCGCTTGCTGGGGCTCGCGCCTCCACGGCCAGCTCGGCGATGGAAAGAACAGCCTCGAGACCCGACCCACCCCGGTCTCCGGCGAGACGTGGAAGCACGTCGCCGCGTACGGGGAGTCCGGCTGCGCGATCCACGAAGACGACACCCTCCACTGCTGGGGCAACAACGAGTCGGGTCAGCTCGGCGTCGACGACACCGCGAGCCGCGCCGGCCCCACCCAGGCCACCACGGCCTCGACGTTCACCCGCGCCACGCTGGGTCGACAGCACACCTGCGGCATCACCAGCGCCGGACAGCTCGCCTGCAGCGGCCGCAACTCGAGCGGCCAGCTCGGCCGCGGCAACACCGTCCCCGGGTCCACCTTCGAGCCCATCCTCACGCAAGCCAAGCCCTACGCCGGCCTCTCGTGGAGCACCCTCACGGCGGGCGAGGATCACAACTGCGCCATCGCCACCAACGGCACGCTCTGGTGCTGGGGCCGCAACGGCAACTACCAGACGGGCGCGGAGGCCAACCCCCAGACGGGCTCCCTCCGCGAGGTCCTCCCGACCGCCGGCTGGACCGCCGTCGCCGCCGGCCAGTACCACACCTGCGCCACACGCAACGACGGCTCCCTCCACTGCTGGGGCCGCAACAACGAAGGCCAGCTCGGCGTCGGCACGGCGGGCAACCCGGCAGGCAAGAACGGCTACACGCCCACCCTGCTGAGCACCGGCTGGCGCCCCGCCCTCACCGCTGGCGTGAACCACACCTGCGCGATCAAGGAAGAGGGCTCGCTCTGGTGCTGGGGCCGCAACGCGAACGGGCAGCTCGGCGACAACACCACCACCGACCGCCCCGCGCCCGTGCAGGTCGGCGCCGACACCGACTGGGTCGAGGTCACCGCCGGCAACGCCAGCACCTGCGCACGCAGAGCGAGCGGCGCAGTCTCCTGCTGGGGCGTGAACGGCACCGGCCACCTCGGCCTCGGCGACACCACACAGCGCCGGGTCCCCTTCGCGCTCGCAGGCGCGCCGGACTGGACGGCCATCCACCTCGGCTTCTCGTACGCCTGCGGCCTCGGCGCAGGCGGGGCGCTGCGCTGCTGGGGCTCGGGCGAGAACGGCCAGAACGCGCGCGGCGATGGCTTCGCCGGCACCCCCGTCCGCATCGCGGCGGCCAAACAGTGA
- a CDS encoding rhodanese-like domain-containing protein, whose amino-acid sequence MNTIRRVSPAEAKKLIDEEGYIYVDVRSEPEYASGHPAGAKNLPFQNVGPGGMQANQDFLPVVQALFPKDAKLILGCRSGQRSLRAAEALLGAGYTDVIDQRAGFDGRRDMFGKLIEPGWSYAGLPVAQATPGGSYAELRREAGPQGAQLPSA is encoded by the coding sequence ATGAACACCATCCGGCGCGTCTCACCTGCGGAGGCCAAGAAGCTGATCGACGAGGAGGGTTACATCTACGTGGATGTTCGCAGCGAGCCTGAGTACGCGTCAGGACACCCGGCTGGGGCGAAGAACCTGCCCTTCCAGAACGTGGGGCCCGGGGGGATGCAGGCGAACCAGGACTTCCTTCCCGTGGTGCAGGCCCTGTTTCCGAAGGACGCGAAGCTCATCCTCGGGTGCCGCTCCGGTCAGCGCTCGCTCCGCGCGGCAGAGGCCTTGCTCGGCGCCGGGTACACCGACGTCATCGATCAGCGCGCGGGCTTCGATGGGCGGCGTGACATGTTCGGCAAGCTCATCGAGCCCGGCTGGAGCTACGCGGGGTTGCCGGTGGCGCAGGCCACACCAGGTGGCTCGTACGCCGAGCTGCGCCGGGAAGCCGGCCCCCAGGGCGCGCAACTTCCATCGGCCTGA
- a CDS encoding glycosyltransferase family 2 protein has protein sequence MLHGARIAVVLPARDEEAWIREAVSCVPDFVDQVIVVDDASRDRTAAVAAAAGDERLRVSTHATCRGVGAAIVTGYRVALAQGAQVTAVMAGDAQMDPRDLPRVVAPVALDRADYVKGNRLSHPDVWSAMPLGRLVGTATLAALTRRAAGLDALSDSQCGYTAVSTRALEALDLDALWPRYGYPNDLIVSLAAAGMRIQEVPVRPVYRGEASGLRIGHLATILRVIVRSRQRASEARRSGIA, from the coding sequence GTGCTGCATGGAGCGCGCATCGCCGTGGTCCTCCCCGCGCGCGACGAGGAGGCGTGGATCCGCGAAGCGGTGAGCTGCGTCCCTGATTTCGTGGATCAGGTGATCGTGGTGGACGATGCAAGCCGCGATCGCACGGCGGCCGTCGCTGCCGCGGCGGGCGACGAGCGGCTTCGCGTCTCGACCCACGCCACCTGTCGAGGCGTCGGAGCCGCCATCGTGACCGGCTACCGGGTCGCCCTGGCGCAGGGGGCACAGGTCACCGCGGTCATGGCGGGCGATGCCCAGATGGATCCGCGCGACCTGCCACGCGTCGTCGCTCCGGTCGCGCTGGATCGGGCCGACTACGTCAAGGGGAACCGGCTGTCCCATCCGGACGTCTGGAGCGCCATGCCCCTCGGACGTCTCGTCGGCACGGCCACCCTTGCCGCCTTGACCCGCCGAGCGGCTGGCCTGGACGCTTTGTCGGACAGCCAGTGTGGCTATACGGCCGTCTCGACGCGCGCGCTGGAGGCGCTCGACCTGGACGCGCTGTGGCCGCGGTACGGCTACCCCAACGATCTGATCGTATCGCTCGCCGCTGCCGGGATGCGGATCCAGGAGGTCCCCGTGCGGCCCGTGTACCGAGGCGAAGCGAGCGGGCTGAGGATCGGCCATCTCGCGACCATCTTGCGGGTGATCGTTCGGAGCAGGCAGAGGGCCAGCGAGGCGCGTCGCTCAGGAATTGCCTGA
- a CDS encoding isopentenyl transferase family protein, with amino-acid sequence MKAHCIVGATGTGKTARATSLARQTGAPVLVLDRFQVFEDLASGTGRPLSREVAGTTRLYLGHRYMMDGELTRQDALLDFLRTVGKLAVDHDFIILEGGSISLNEALIEESLLGTTGVTVERMRMTSVKAYEQGLRRRARMMLTPSAERPSMIEELARGWDNPRLRAFLSSITGYDAIVDHCEQAGIEPAELAAGPVDPVLIDEVVLSHMKYAAKQTAAFNQLFPEQSSFPGCQPCTA; translated from the coding sequence ATGAAAGCACATTGTATCGTCGGGGCGACAGGCACCGGCAAGACGGCGCGAGCCACATCGCTGGCGCGGCAAACGGGGGCTCCGGTCCTGGTGCTGGATCGATTCCAGGTCTTCGAAGATCTCGCGTCGGGGACAGGCCGGCCGCTCTCGCGCGAGGTGGCTGGAACGACGCGGCTCTACCTCGGTCACCGCTACATGATGGACGGGGAACTCACGCGGCAGGACGCCCTCCTCGACTTCCTTCGCACGGTGGGAAAGCTGGCCGTCGATCACGACTTCATCATCCTCGAAGGAGGTTCGATCTCCCTGAACGAGGCGCTGATCGAGGAGAGCTTGCTCGGCACGACCGGTGTCACCGTCGAGCGGATGCGCATGACCAGCGTGAAGGCGTACGAGCAGGGTCTCCGTCGCCGCGCGCGCATGATGCTCACCCCGAGCGCCGAGCGCCCTTCCATGATCGAGGAGCTCGCGCGCGGCTGGGACAACCCGCGGCTGCGAGCCTTCCTCTCGTCCATCACGGGCTATGACGCCATCGTGGACCACTGCGAGCAGGCTGGCATCGAGCCCGCCGAACTCGCCGCTGGCCCTGTCGACCCGGTGCTCATCGACGAGGTCGTTCTCTCGCACATGAAGTATGCGGCGAAGCAGACCGCGGCCTTCAACCAGCTCTTTCCGGAGCAGTCCAGCTTCCCAGGATGCCAGCCATGCACCGCTTGA